A region of the Montipora foliosa isolate CH-2021 chromosome 8, ASM3666993v2, whole genome shotgun sequence genome:
ATTGCTTTGAATCTTGAGTAGCGTATTCCGATTAGCCAACTATGTTTGTCGCCCCAAAACATCGCCATTGGCCTGATTTGTCTTTATGCAGTCGAGTGATTTAGACTTTGGAGAATCACTGGAGCGGAATGTTTATGGTTCCGCTATTTAGCAAGAGGATTAGAAGGCCTTAGAACAATTCTGAAGCTTATGAGCTAGGTGACATTATTTTAGTGCTGAAATGAATGACTTACTTCAAACTTACTTTTACTTTGTCAGTCTCGATTTTTTAGGATACCTGGGACGCAGAAATAAAATGCTCTTCTAAAGATGCTTGTGCTCAAAAGAGTGGCAAAGGTTGCTGTCTTTGTAGAGCGGCGAGCAAAACGTGTTCGCCGCAGCAATCCTTCATGTTTTTCGATACTATTCGATTTCAAATAGAAATATTTTAAACTTAGAACAAATATAGACATATTATACTAcgataaaattataaaatgataAGTGGAGATTGCATTCTAATCAGAACCTGAAAGATTTATCGACGGATAGCTTTTAATGAAGAAGATTCTGAAAGGCTTTCTgagatttttcaaatatttgtaATTTCGTGATACACGAAATTATGCGGGGTGCGCGATGCATTCAGGGTGAAAATGGGCCTTTATATTTGCGACCTCAGGTATTGggttctagctttctgattggttcactcaatcacGTTTagcagctcatataccgtatgactTAATATTGAAACTGATCGCAGTCGGTTgtaaaatcaaaacagaacaattcaataaaatttgactttaatttccaagtgttcAAGCGTTTAGAATTCAATGAACATTGAATTCGACAATTCAGTATTCCCTTCGCGCTTTCTGGATATGAAACCGGTTATAGCCAACtaatatccaacgcgcgctcatggaacaATTGTCAAATATTACGGGTGAGAACTCAGTATATTGAGATCGGGAACCGCAAAGGTTTAGCTCGCCTCTGTGGCAATATCACAAGTCTAGAACAACGCTGGTTTTTTGGGCGGTGTTAGTCCAAAGTTCAATGCACTTTTGTCTTGAGAAAGGCACATGTTTTAAATTTCATAGCTCATCATGTCGGCATGGCGGAGGAATGCTACTTCTGCATGGGGAACTCCGCTGACCTCTGTATGGAAATGCGCAATTGCTCCAATAACACTTTCCCCAATTTTGGAATGGGACATCATTGTTACACTGCTGTGGGATGGTACATGAACATGGCTGGCCAATGGATTTCTTCCGTAATACGTGGATGCGCCGACTGTTCAGGTAATTATGAGAACAAGCTTGCATCTTCGAGAAACAAAGgactttttctcaaaaaattcAGGGTGCGTTTCCCTTTTTTGAGcccataaaaaaaagaaaaaacaagaaaaaacatgCTATCTGATTGGACAGAAGACAAACTTGCGCTTTGCCACACGTCACGCATGTTATAATTTGGGAAATCAATTGctcgttttctctttttgacAGCTCCGTTCAACCGTTTCGGAGCACATGGAACTTCTTGTCATTCAGTTTTAAGTTAAGGATTTTCTTCGTTACAAAACAGGATGGCGTTCACcagattttctttaaattttttataaTTAAGGGATTTCCACCATTTTGATACTGATTGCTATGAAAACTTTAGGGATATGAGGCATTCTCAAGAGAACAACAATAACACTATAGGctactttcgatatattaaaattcagcttgaaagagaagtttagaggacaaagacaaaggaaagtggatgatatgctaatatctttcacattcattgcaacttgttcctatttttttgtcctctctgcctcactatcaagctgaattgaTATCTGGCCTATTAATAAGGTTCTTCCCTTAGAATTTCTAATAGCATCGGAAGTGGGCGCCTTAAATCTTTGGTGGCTTTGACAAACGCTCAACAGGTGTCCAAGGATTTGCATGAAGTCAACCAGCGGGGCAGAGAGTATAGATATAGCCGGTAGTATAGCCCATATTGCACCGCCGCGAATACATTTTTAAGTCATAGGGCTAAAACACCTGGTCAAAGCAAACAAGCATGTAAAGGGTTTCGGTTCCCCCACTTATGTGGCTCCAGCTCAACCAGCCCCTTCCCATCCGCCACCCCTGCCGAACCAAAAAGATATAATTTCAGTTAATCGTTCCTCAATTCAGGACGTCAATCTTCCAATATTCAAAGTACGTAGTAAAGAatcaaagatttttttcacTCCGTGGCATTTCATTTATGGGGGATAGTATAGCCGGTAGTGCAAAACTATATACTTTATATAGGGtggttttttgatttttttgtggaagatattggccgtatttatactaaggTACGTCTAAGACGTCAAATACGGAAAATAAGCGGGCGCATTTAAACGTCAGATGAAACGTCTCAAGTCAAGTGCGTCTAAACGACGCACTTGACAAACATTTCTAACCGTCGAAGTTAAGTGTGTCCCGTATTTACATTACTCGCacttatgcgccgatcaaatcgaaacttcaacatctccCCCGCTCCCCGGCAAACTCCGGGcttttgactatcttctgtgtccggggagtggggaatttgacctgtGCCgtcgtggggtggggaaaattgaaccggaagtgtcagctTTCAATGATTATTTTTTTCGGGGGcagaagtcgctaacagctataaaacacgtgtttggacgagatggaagagtttaattaaaggaagagatatagcatttgtgagcgattggcttacagaAAAGGGCTTCAAAAGGTCTCTATTAAAGGCGACatgggggatgttgaagtttcgagttgatcagCGCATTACGGCCAGACGTGTAATGCGTCAAGACGTCTTAGACGTGCTCTAGTATAAATGCGGCCTTTCTTGTTGTCAATTGCTTCGGCTTGCATCACTACGCTTGGTAACTGCTACGCGTTGCATTGTCAGCCAATCCGAAACTTgatgggtttttttttatccCGCGCCTAACGGACAGcagcaaaattttattttattttttttgcgttAGGATTGTCTAACCTCTTGTATGTGACCAAACAAATTATTTTGGTTTGGGGTCTAATGGTTcgtattttttttctaattgcAGACAAAGATGCATTAATGCAGTCGCTAGGAAACCTGACTGGCCTGTCTATGGGTAGTCCCCAATGGGGTTTCAGCTTAATGCATTTGAGCCTCACGTGCTGCACATCCGATAATTGTAACAACATAACAGTCTCTTTGCTTCCCCATCCTAGCAGTGCTTCCACCACCAGTATGAGTATGAGTACTATGCACTCACCTGGCGGTCCCGAACAAACCCAAGCCCCAACCTCGGGCAGCGGCGACTACGCGAAACGTCTTTCACCACTCGCCTTTGTACTGATTGCCATAGTTTTGCTGTTTAAATGAGAGACGTGCCATTGAACAGCGCTTGCTTGTCGTGTTTTTATTTTACCTTAACAAACCTTGAAagtaattagttttttttttcttttttggcttcgTAGATCTTTTCAACAAGTTTCTCTATTCAAAAGTACCACGAGTAGGCCTTTTCATCTCgtttttggacaaaaatgaaaagcttTTTTGATGTTTGCTGGAAAACGTAAATTTCAAAGTAACGTTTATCGTTTACCGTGAACGCGATAATAAATGTATTCATCATTTGGGTGGTTAAAatgttcctttttctttcctttataaGACCACTGACCGCTAGTTGCCTTAAATATAAAATGGCTTTAAAAAGGCTTGGTCGAACATGCGAACAACAGCCACATTTTGATCTTCGCAAGCATGATGATTGAGTGACTTATCATCGAAATAACTTTGGTAGGGTTCTTGCAAGGGTGCAACAATGCAATTGCTTTTTTCACCTAATCAACAAACTTCATTACAATTAAGCCTACTTCTAAAAAGGGTTCATtggttttctttgcaaaacagGGTTATCACCATAAGTCGTTTTTAACAATATAATCACAACCTAGTCGTCATAGAGACTCCAGTAATTTagtttaataattaattcattaaCTGTGTGTATTTATATTACAAATCGAGGTGCTgctgtctctttttttttacttgaaatATGTGTAAACGCTTCTagaaaagaataaaacaatCTGTGCTCTTAAAGAAAAATGTCATGCTTACGCCTTTTACCTTGGAGAATGATCTCCAGGAATCTAAAGTACAGGTCTCCTTCGTGTCGGATCTCAAAATTGGGAGTGCATCTAATtaagtgcatttctggacataagtgggtCTGCCTGCCCCCACCACCTTCTCCTTCAGCCAGAGGTATATCCGTGAGCCGTTCTCCAAACGTTGCACTGAACTCACAACTTCTTCTAGGTTTACTCGTTTATCCACAGCTAAATAGCTCGCTTAAGCGACAATAAACTCTCAAAACGCGCTCTTGAAATCTCCGATCCTGCTCACACGTGTTCATTGCTTTATTTGGTACTGATCTGAAATGTCACAAATCTATAAGGGTTGGTTAAAACTCTTGTTCGGTCGAGGGAACAACTGTAttgcccgaaacggaaaataccagAACAATCTTTgcttgtccacccaaattttgaataaacattggacttacaatggtctcaagagaaaggaaaaacaatgCTAATTCAAaattgggtggacaaacaaagagcaaTGCCAACGGGCTATTTTCTTAAGAAGCAGCAAACTAGCCACTGACAGTTCTGGCGATCTTTCGTGTCTCTTGAGAACAAGAGTTTTTTTCGAAATAGCTGGCAAGCGAGATCTAGTGAAAGCTCGAAACCTACCTACGAAGGCATCTCGTATATGAACGTTCGTTAATATTTGCTTTTTTGGAAAGGTCCCCCCTTTGGACAAATGGTGAACTTCTGAATTGACTATAAGTAAGACTTATGAATTTCAAACTAGTCGCGTCCAAGAAAATTTAACTAGTCGTTTCGTATTGAATACCATGGCATAAAATAACTTCAGGAAGAAGATTTAATTAATAAGTAATTCATTATCCAAAGCACGCTGAGTTTCAAGAGTCTGTCCGTCTTATCATCCGAGATTGAGGGCAAAATAGTTTATACATCACGTCCTTGCTCGCCAAAATACGCCTTGTGtacagaataaaaataaaaggggAAAAAGGAAAGTTAGTAGTGATGGAgtgactttcgtatgaccttgaaaaagtgttcgcaatttgtttcgcGGActaatgtttggcaagattaagagaaagcttctccttattcccgccaaggaaactcttaacatgggcagtaaacagtttgattgcccaatcacattactgca
Encoded here:
- the LOC138012461 gene encoding uncharacterized skeletal organic matrix protein 2-like codes for the protein MKYLLAVVSALVCVGFVGAAHHVGMAEECYFCMGNSADLCMEMRNCSNNTFPNFGMGHHCYTAVGWYMNMAGQWISSVIRGCADCSDKDALMQSLGNLTGLSMGSPQWGFSLMHLSLTCCTSDNCNNITVSLLPHPSSASTTSMSMSTMHSPGGPEQTQAPTSGSGDYAKRLSPLAFVLIAIVLLFK